A genomic window from Brassica oleracea var. oleracea cultivar TO1000 chromosome C8, BOL, whole genome shotgun sequence includes:
- the LOC106312070 gene encoding vesicle-associated protein 1-1 isoform X2 produces the protein MSNSELLTVEPLDLQFPFELRKQISCSLYLTNKTDNHVAFKVKTTNPKKYCVRPNTGVVLPRSTCEVLVTMQAQKEAPSDMQCKDKFLLQGVTASPGITAKDVTPEMFSKEAGYLVEETKLRVTYVSPPQPPSPVHEGSEEGSSPRASVSDNGQASEFSRFSADKVEPQEGTSEARALITKLTEEKQSAIQLNNKLQRELEQLRRDSKRSQSGIPLMYVLLFGLIGLILGYIMKST, from the exons ATGAGTAACAGCGAGCTTCTTACCGTCGAGCCTCTCGACCTTCAGTTTCCTT TTGAATTGAGGAAGCAGATCTCATGCTCTCTTTACTTGACCAACAAGACCGACAATCATGTCGCGTTTAAG GTTAAGACAACGAATCCGAAGAAGTATTGCGTTAGGCCTAACACTGGAGTTGTTCTTCCACGGTCCACTTGTGAAGTTCTTG TGACAATGCAAGCTCAAAAGGAAGCGCCTTCGGATATGCAGTGCAAGGACAAGTTTCTGCTTCAAGGTGTAACTGCTAGTCCTGGTATCACGGCCAAGGATGTTACTCCTGAGATG TTTAGTAAAGAGGCTGGGTATCTGGTTGAGGAGACTAAGCTGAGAGTTACTTATGTTTCTCCACCACAACCACCATCACCTGTCCATGAAGGTTCCGAAGAGGGCTCTTCACCAAGGGCTTCAGTTTCTGACAACGGACAGGCTTCTGAATTTTCT AGATTTAGCGCAGACAAGGTTGAACCTCAAGAAGGCACATCTGAG GCAAGAGCTCTCATCACAAAGCTAACCGAGGAAAAACAGTCTGCCATTCAACTCAACAACAAACTTCAAAGAGAACTG GAGCAGTTGAGGCGTGACAGCAAGAGAAGCCAAAGTGGTATCCCTTTGATGTACGTTCTTCTGTTTGGACTAATTGGTCTGATTTTGGGATACATTATGAAGAGCACATAA
- the LOC106312070 gene encoding vesicle-associated protein 1-1 isoform X1, translating to MSNSELLTVEPLDLQFPFELRKQISCSLYLTNKTDNHVAFKVKTTNPKKYCVRPNTGVVLPRSTCEVLVTMQAQKEAPSDMQCKDKFLLQGVTASPGITAKDVTPEMFSKEAGYLVEETKLRVTYVSPPQPPSPVHEGSEEGSSPRASVSDNGQASEFSFQRFSADKVEPQEGTSEARALITKLTEEKQSAIQLNNKLQRELEQLRRDSKRSQSGIPLMYVLLFGLIGLILGYIMKST from the exons ATGAGTAACAGCGAGCTTCTTACCGTCGAGCCTCTCGACCTTCAGTTTCCTT TTGAATTGAGGAAGCAGATCTCATGCTCTCTTTACTTGACCAACAAGACCGACAATCATGTCGCGTTTAAG GTTAAGACAACGAATCCGAAGAAGTATTGCGTTAGGCCTAACACTGGAGTTGTTCTTCCACGGTCCACTTGTGAAGTTCTTG TGACAATGCAAGCTCAAAAGGAAGCGCCTTCGGATATGCAGTGCAAGGACAAGTTTCTGCTTCAAGGTGTAACTGCTAGTCCTGGTATCACGGCCAAGGATGTTACTCCTGAGATG TTTAGTAAAGAGGCTGGGTATCTGGTTGAGGAGACTAAGCTGAGAGTTACTTATGTTTCTCCACCACAACCACCATCACCTGTCCATGAAGGTTCCGAAGAGGGCTCTTCACCAAGGGCTTCAGTTTCTGACAACGGACAGGCTTCTGAATTTTCT TTTCAGAGATTTAGCGCAGACAAGGTTGAACCTCAAGAAGGCACATCTGAG GCAAGAGCTCTCATCACAAAGCTAACCGAGGAAAAACAGTCTGCCATTCAACTCAACAACAAACTTCAAAGAGAACTG GAGCAGTTGAGGCGTGACAGCAAGAGAAGCCAAAGTGGTATCCCTTTGATGTACGTTCTTCTGTTTGGACTAATTGGTCTGATTTTGGGATACATTATGAAGAGCACATAA
- the LOC106312068 gene encoding phosphatidate cytidylyltransferase 5, chloroplastic, whose protein sequence is MAPFVEVCRYYKPAAPFSLCTCPCRSTPTNSLILPQLSKKYSNLRLLASKPSSHPRFSFNRSRVITAVARVEPEHLGDDGSSKEEDEIVKEDLSLDQQREKSRSQFKKRVVSGLGIGLSVGGVVLAGGWVFTLAVAAAVLLSAREYFELVRSKGIAQGMTPPPRYLSRVCSVICALMPILTLYFGHIDIAVTSSAFVVAMALLLQRGRNPRFSQLSSTMFGLFYCGYLPCFWVKLRCGLTAPVLGRSWPVLLGGQGHWTVGLVAILVSFCGIIASDTFAFLGGKAFGKTPLISISPKKTWEGAVAGLVGCITITVLLSKSLSWPQPLVSTIAFGVLNFLGSVFGDLTESMIKRDAGVKDSGSLIPGHGGILDRVDSYVFTGALAYSFVRLHGV, encoded by the exons ATGGCGCCTTTTGTTGAAGTATGCAGGTACTACAAGCCTGCTGCACCATTCTCTCTCTGTACCTGCCCTTGCCGTTCCACTCCTACAAACTCTCTAATCCTTCCCCAACTCTCCAAAAAGTACTCTAATTTGCGTCTCCTCGCTTCCAAACCGTCCTCTCATCCTCGCTTCTCATTTAACCGAAGCCGTGTCATCACCGCCGTTGCTCGAGTTGAACCAGAGCATCTGGGTGATGATGGTAGCTCAAAGGAG GAAGACGAAATAGTTAAAGAAGATTTGAGTTTAGATCAACAGAGGGAGAAATCAAGAAGCCAGTTCAAGAAGAGAGTAGTGTCCGGTCTAGGGATAGGGTTATCTGTAGGAGGTGTTGTGTTAGCTGGAGGATGGGTTTTCACATTAGCGGTAGCAGCTGCGGTGCTTCTAAGTGCACGAGAGTATTTCGAGTTAGTGAGAAGCAAAGGCATCGCTCAAGGAATGACACCTCCTCCTCGTTATCTGTCTAGAGTCTGCTCAGTTATATGTGCCCTTATGCCCATACTCACATT GTACTTTGGTCATATAGATATCGCGGTGACGTCATCAGCATTTGTTGTTGCGATGGCGTTGTTGTTGCAAAGAGGAAGAAACCCGCGTTTCTCTCAGCTGAGTAGTACTATGTTCGGGCTGTTTTACTGTGGCTATCTTCCTTGTTTCTGGGTTAAGCTGCGTTGTGGTCTTACTGCTCCTGTTCTTGGAAGAAGCTGGCCAGTTCTCCTCGGTGGTCAAGGGCACTGGACGGTTGGGCTTGTGGCGATATTGGTTTCGTTTTGCGGTATCATTGCCTCGGATACGTTTGCTTTTCTTGGTGGCAAG GCGTTTGGGAAGACTCCGCTTATAAGCATTAGTCCAAAGAAGACATGGGAAGGAGCTGTTGCAGGACTTGTTGGTTGTATTACCATTACCGTTTTACTCTCCAAGTCTTTGTCATGGCCTCAGCCTCTTGTCAGCACGATAGCTTTTGGGGTTCTTAACTTCTTAGGATCGGTGTTTGGTGACTTAACCGAGTCAATGATCAAACGTGATGCGGGTGTCAAAGACTCCGGTTCACTCATCCCTGGTCACG GTGGAATATTGGACAGAGTTGATAGTTACGTATTCACTGGTGCATTAGCCTACTCCTTCGTAAGGCTTCATGGAGTTTGA
- the LOC106311201 gene encoding uncharacterized protein LOC106311201, with amino-acid sequence MLRTSCFCFFVIGFVILSRTYLCESRRLGPMEKKLHVNRDNLIAKNNEEIKKLEAPSTKDTKTLSGEAPIEHAVGDHGEFNEKNTKDDCRVNRASLVKTSVSSKRVSRTWKVPKYSKKLPRPDQEHPGFNLDYMQPTTHPPHHN; translated from the exons ATGTTGAGGACTAGTTGCTTCTGTTTCTTTGTTATTGGTTTTGTAATCCTTTCTCGGACTTATTTATGTGAGTCTCGCCGTCTTGGACCCATGGAGAAGAAGCTCCATGTGAATCGCGATAACTTAATTGCGAAG AACAACGAAGAGATTAAAAAGCTAGAAGCCCCGTCGACAAAAGACACGAAAACCTTATCAGGCGAAGCACCGATCGAACATGCCGTAGGTGATCATGGTGAGTTCAATGAGAAGAATACGAAGGACGATTGCAGAGTAAACCGAGCTTCACTAGTCAAAACAAGTGTGTCGTCAAAAAGAGTCTCAAGAACTTGGAAAGTTCCCAAATATTCAAAGAAGCTGCCTAGGCCGGATCAGGAACATCCCGGATTCAATCTTGATTATATGCAGCCCACTACGCACCCACCTCATCATAATTAA
- the LOC106310678 gene encoding spindle and kinetochore-associated protein 1 homolog, producing the protein MEGKQAGSSLDSLISSFNKRVSELQELVIARNMYPASSVPDLTAIDTALSSMELQVQSIKDRLREETEAIPKAKKLIEASLKQQEKLQRMSVYAPSHFPDKTTMLNSDINRCLLQENVKKHEQSSALRSLKSEEDAPVLPKEKKGRGSPPLWHITVDELDSLSSYMRGRLTLEKVNAAINDMVSYAEANAHLISAPKQKLAENLWEKALKLRDIVTSGALKGKHFFLETDMKGPMLKLDNTGKAILTVLRHLGRVSETRIGQNRVIILMKPN; encoded by the exons ATGGAGGGAAAGCAAGCTGGATCTTCTCTAGATTCGTTGATTTCTTCCTTCAACAAACGAGTCTCCGAGTTGCAGGAACTCGTCATCGCCCGGAACA TGTATCCGGCGAGCAGTGTTCCGGATTTAACGGCGATCGACACGGCGTTGAGCTCGATGGAGCTTCAGGTGCAGTCCATCAAGGATCGGCTTCGTGAAGAGACCGAAGCTATTCCAAAAGCCAAG AAACTTATTGAGGCATCGCTGAAACAACAAGAGAAGCTGCAGAGGATGTCCGTTTACGCGCCGTCACACTTTCCTGATAAGACTACAATGTTGAATTCTGATATAAACAGATG TTTGCTCCAAGAAAATGTCAAGAAGCATGAACAGAGTTCTGCTCTTAGGTCTTTGAAATCTGAGGAGGATGCACCTGTTCTACCCAAG GAGAAGAAAGGTCGTGGGTCTCCTCCGCTTTGGCACATAACTGTTGATGAGCTCGATTCCCTCTCGTC ATACATGAGAGGTAGGCTCACCCTAGAGAAAGTGAATGCGGCTATCAATGACATGGTTTCATACGCTGAAGCAAATGCTCATCTTATTTCAGCTCCAAAACAAAAG CTTGCTGAAAACCTCTGGGAGAAAGCACTG AAACTGCGAGACATTGTAACATCCGGTGCACTGAAGGGAAAACACTTCTTTCTTGAAACTGACATGAAGGGGCCAATGTTGAAGCTAGACAACACAGGCAAAGCAATACTTACA GTTCTTAGACACCTTGGTCGTGTTAGTGAGACTCGCATTGGTCAAAACCGCGTCATCATTCTTATGAAGCCTAATTAG
- the LOC106311041 gene encoding uncharacterized protein LOC106311041: protein METREFPAWLEVLLKEKFFNACLDHEEEKKNEKNILCIDCCLSICPHCLPPHTSHRLLRIRRYMYNDVLRVEDGSKLMDCSLIQPYIVNSSKVVFINERPHPRQFRGSGNFCSTCDRSLQSPYLFCSLSCKISDVIMRQRGLSGFLRVCNFLNLTEDVTTSTLEPSGSDGDGGVDMFLCQALACTAATEIVRKKRSSLTTTCRRVTTAVSSANTEAPANFFNRRKNTPPQRAPLY from the exons ATGGAGACTAGAGAGTTCCCTGCATGGCTTGAGGTTTTGCTAAAGGAGAAGTTTTTCAACGCTTGTTTGGACCATGAAGAAGAAAAGAAGAACGAGAAGAACATTTTGTGCATCGACTGTTGTCTTAGCATCTGCCCTCACTGTCTCCCTCCACATACCTCTCATCGTCTTCTTCGG ATAAGAAGATATATGTATAACGATGTTTTGAGGGTAGAGGATGGCTCGAAGCTAATGGACTGCTCTTTAATTCAG CCATACATAGTGAACAGTTCGAAAGTTGTGTTCATCAATGAACGGCCTCACCCTCGACAGTTTCGTGGTTCCGGCAACTTTTGCAGCACCTGTGACCGGTCTCTCCAATCTCCTTACCTCTTCTGCTCTCTCTCCTGCAAG ATCAGTGACGTCATAATGAGACAAAGAGGACTCTCAGGGTTTCTCCGCGTCTGCAACTTTCTTAACTTAACCGAAGATGTGACCACATCCACTCTTGAACCTTCCGGGTCAGACGGTGACGGAGGAGTAGACATGTTTTTGTGTCAGGCGCTTGCTTGCACCGCTGCAACTGAAATCGTTCGCAAGAAGAGAAGCAGCTTGACTACGACTTGCCGAAGAGTCACCACGGCGGTATCCTCGGCTAACACGGAAGCTCCGGCGAACTTTTTTAACCGAAGGAAGAATACGCCGCCGCAACGAGCTCCGCTCTATTAG
- the LOC106307144 gene encoding IRK-interacting protein, protein MREVETSSSPPPQFSAMFQKLAMAVKAKTYEFFTEDGESINPEGGGFSLLDSTEDFIPDQKVVVLKPDSPPANGSKTKTLLKPKPPQIRRLDTQMGLSLISSLFATVSSFEASYLQLQAAHAPFVEESVKAADRALVSNLQKLSDLKQFYRNHRQSLDLETDSLAIGSPLESRVQENQSKLRALGTVSNRLQGEMDGKDLRVWSLRNKLSEIQKSNSKLSKRLSESDGGVVLSVRVYESMLGDAFKDVKRFTRVLIELMEKAGWDLDLAASYVHPEVEFAKKGHNRYALLSYVCLGMFRGFDGEGFDLDGGEDSSSSLRELMQHVSSNPMELLERDKECAFSRFCDKKYHELIHPNMESSIFSNMDRNEAVLSSWRSLSTFHESFVAMASSVWTLHKLALSFDPAVEIFQVESGVDFSIVFMENVLRRRQDKNLWMNPTRAKVGFTVVPGFKVGCTVIQSQVYLTGFKCK, encoded by the coding sequence ATGCGCGAAGTGGAAACATCGTCATCTCCTCCTCCACAATTCTCCGCCATGTTTCAGAAGCTAGCCATGGCCGTCAAAGCCAAGACCTACGAGTTCTTCACCGAAGACGGCGAAAGCATCAATCCCGAGGGTGGTGGCTTCTCCCTCCTCGACTCCACCGAAGACTTCATCCCCGATCAGAAAGTCGTCGTTCTCAAACCCGACTCCCCTCCGGCTAACGGTTCCAAGACCAAGACTTTACTCAAACCCAAGCCTCCCCAGATCAGGAGACTCGATACCCAGATGGGATTGAGCTTGATCTCCTCCCTTTTCGCCACCGTCTCCTCCTTCGAAGCTTCGTATCTTCAGCTCCAAGCCGCCCACGCGCCTTTCGTCGAGGAGAGCGTCAAGGCTGCTGACAGAGCTCTGGTCTCTAACCTCCAGAAACTCTCCGATCTCAAGCAGTTCTATCGAAACCATCGCCAAAGTTTGGATCTTGAGACCGATTCTTTAGCGATTGGGTCTCCCTTGGAATCTAGGGTTCAGGAGAATCAGAGCAAGCTTAGAGCTTTGGGGACGGTTTCTAACCGTTTACAAGGCGAGATGGACGGTAAGGATCTACGGGTTTGGAGTCTGAGGAACAAGCTGAGCGAGATTCAGAAGTCTAACTCGAAGCTGTCGAAGAGACTGTCTGAATCGGACGGTGGCGTTGTGTTGTCTGTTAGGGTTTACGAGTCTATGTTGGGTGATGCGTTTAAGGATGTGAAGAGGTTCACTAGGGTTTTGATTGAGCTGATGGAGAAGGCGGGGTGGGATTTGGATTTGGCTGCTAGTTATGTTCACCCTGAGGTGGAGTTTGCTAAGAAGGGGCATAACAGGTATGCGTTGTTGTCTTACGTTTGCTTGGGGATGTTTCGTGGTTTCGATGGAGAAGGTTTTGATCTTGATGGCGGAGAAGATTCTTCTTCTTCGTTGAGGGAGTTGATGCAGCATGTGTCTAGCAACCCCATGGAGCTTCTTGAGAGAGATAAAGAGTGTGCGTTCTCTAGGTTTTGTGATAAGAAGTATCACGAGCTTATTCACCCCAACATGGAGTCTTCGATATTCAGCAATATGGATCGAAACGAAGCTGTGTTGAGTTCTTGGAGATCTTTGAGTACTTTTCACGAGTCTTTTGTCGCGATGGCTAGCTCGGTTTGGACCCTTCATAAGTTAGCATTGTCGTTTGATCCTGCGGTTGAGATATTCCAAGTAGAAAGTGGAGTTGATTTTTCGATTGTTTTTATGGAGAATGTCTTGAGAAGGAGACAAGATAAGAACTTGTGGATGAATCCTACACGAGCCAAAGTGGGATTCACGGTTGTTCCTGGGTTTAAAGTTGGCTGCACGGTGATCCAGTCTCAAGTTTACCTTACCGGCTTCAAATGTAAATGA